One region of Chryseobacterium muglaense genomic DNA includes:
- a CDS encoding RsiV family protein, with protein sequence MKKTVVSILFSAAFLFYACKKTESKTVDTNTEIKSPEKFTIDSLKVNDSVKINEKLSVNYASKVLVFPTLKNKALLDSIYYDKKGITDYSKEGLRRFLDKDKAEFFASVKEDNKDWISDIQNPQTWEAGSFMKIISQNNDFLQIEYLHTSYQGGAHDNYSFDARVFDLKNNKKLNLKDITTMPKAKLEELLMKNLDKIPSGTTDSGGPIKNSDMLLVDVIPINEDFYFDEKNLYFHYSPYEIAAFAAGDIVIPVSWKELEGTINPDFKKRIKIN encoded by the coding sequence ATGAAAAAAACTGTTGTTTCCATTTTATTTTCTGCTGCTTTCCTTTTTTATGCCTGTAAAAAGACAGAATCAAAAACAGTTGATACAAACACAGAAATAAAAAGTCCTGAAAAATTCACAATAGATTCTCTCAAAGTAAATGATTCTGTAAAGATTAACGAAAAGCTTTCTGTGAATTATGCATCAAAAGTATTGGTTTTCCCAACTTTAAAAAACAAAGCCCTTTTAGACAGTATTTATTACGATAAAAAAGGAATTACAGATTATTCAAAAGAAGGTTTGCGACGCTTTTTAGACAAAGATAAAGCAGAGTTTTTTGCATCAGTAAAAGAAGATAACAAAGATTGGATTTCAGATATTCAAAATCCCCAAACTTGGGAAGCGGGTTCGTTTATGAAGATTATTTCACAAAATAACGATTTTCTCCAGATTGAATATTTGCATACTTCTTACCAAGGCGGAGCGCACGATAATTATTCTTTCGATGCAAGAGTTTTTGATTTAAAAAATAATAAAAAATTAAATTTGAAGGATATTACCACAATGCCTAAAGCAAAACTGGAAGAACTTTTAATGAAAAATCTTGATAAAATTCCAAGTGGAACAACCGATTCTGGCGGTCCGATTAAAAATTCAGATATGCTTTTGGTAGATGTAATTCCTATAAACGAAGATTTTTATTTTGATGAAAAAAATCTTTATTTCCATTACAGCCCTTACGAAATTGCAGCTTTTGCAGCTGGCGATATTGTAATTCCTGTCTCTTGGAAAGAGCTTGAAGGAACGATTAATCCTGATTTTAAAAAGAGAATAAAAATAAACTGA
- a CDS encoding transglutaminase-like domain-containing protein, which translates to MKNIITILSVFVINTALFAQNQQFLKLPKFNKDDLKKEKSEIDSKAPAELLYRSIHYRIDNSTGSLIKEYTYRVKIYEKDKSEDWHNLEVSLYDNNSGDREVLTKMKALVYNLEGDNVIETKVDKSSKFKSKENKYITVSKYAFPGIKNGSIIEYHYEVSSPFSYEIPLIYIELDIPSVYTEYVLDTPMQMSYSVDFTGSLTPKYKIVKEDIMYGSQHKTYRFGYDNLKGFKTELFVKNNDNYRTKIRAELHSTYFGNNLKMYTSTWDDIRKKLWDHDDFGSQYKKDRLVKELLPIEILNDKNDLPKANKILDYVKTNFTWNQNNGIYAENGIRDLIKNKTGNDADLNLMLIAMFRSANITANPILISTVRNGNVNLTFPNLGNFNYVIVGAEINKIVYLFDATSKQSRANLLPSRVWNNNGLFVKDNKAELISLTNVSVSYNSHTVKAKINPDGTISGVYQDQDEGMMAMNAKENFDENADKYKKQYKENFSVDFNNINSRILDGGEFRSTMSFTSNNMVDNVGKKMIMNPLLFLHQTKNDFDQQDERKYMIDFISPISKTKVVEIEIPEGYDVVDLPKSKKIVTEDKEISYSYNIEKKDNKIITISEYNIASANYPKEYYPAFKKIWKVISDYESQVMSLIKK; encoded by the coding sequence ATGAAAAATATAATAACCATATTGTCTGTATTTGTTATAAATACAGCCCTTTTTGCTCAAAATCAACAGTTTTTAAAGTTACCTAAGTTTAATAAAGATGATCTTAAAAAAGAGAAATCAGAAATTGATTCTAAGGCTCCCGCAGAGCTACTTTACCGTTCCATCCATTACCGTATTGATAACAGTACCGGGAGTCTTATAAAGGAATACACATATCGTGTGAAAATCTACGAAAAAGATAAATCTGAAGATTGGCATAACTTAGAAGTTTCTCTTTATGATAACAACTCTGGAGATCGTGAAGTTTTGACTAAGATGAAAGCTTTGGTGTATAATCTTGAAGGAGATAACGTTATTGAAACTAAAGTTGATAAAAGTTCTAAGTTTAAATCAAAAGAAAATAAGTATATCACCGTTAGCAAGTATGCTTTTCCAGGGATAAAAAATGGCTCTATCATAGAATATCATTATGAGGTTTCTTCACCATTTTCATATGAAATCCCATTGATTTATATCGAGTTGGATATTCCTTCCGTCTATACAGAGTATGTTTTAGATACTCCAATGCAAATGTCTTACAGTGTAGATTTTACAGGAAGTCTTACTCCTAAATACAAAATTGTAAAAGAAGATATAATGTACGGATCACAACATAAGACTTATAGGTTTGGTTATGATAATTTGAAAGGTTTTAAGACTGAACTTTTCGTAAAAAATAACGATAATTATAGAACAAAAATCAGAGCAGAACTTCATTCAACTTATTTTGGCAATAATCTTAAAATGTATACTTCAACTTGGGACGATATTAGAAAAAAATTATGGGATCATGATGATTTTGGGTCACAATACAAAAAAGATAGATTAGTAAAAGAATTGCTTCCTATTGAAATTCTTAATGATAAAAATGACTTGCCAAAAGCTAATAAAATTTTAGATTATGTAAAGACTAACTTTACATGGAATCAGAATAATGGCATCTATGCAGAAAACGGAATTAGAGATCTTATTAAAAATAAAACTGGAAATGATGCTGATCTTAATTTAATGTTGATAGCAATGTTCAGAAGTGCAAACATTACCGCAAATCCTATTCTTATTTCTACGGTGAGAAATGGAAACGTAAATTTGACATTTCCTAATTTAGGTAATTTTAATTATGTGATTGTAGGGGCAGAAATCAACAAAATAGTTTATCTTTTTGATGCAACATCAAAACAATCAAGAGCAAACCTTTTACCCTCTCGTGTGTGGAATAATAATGGCCTTTTTGTGAAAGACAATAAAGCAGAACTTATCTCGCTTACTAACGTTAGCGTGAGTTACAATAGTCACACAGTTAAAGCAAAAATAAATCCTGATGGTACAATTTCAGGAGTTTATCAAGATCAAGATGAAGGGATGATGGCTATGAATGCAAAAGAAAATTTTGATGAAAATGCAGATAAGTATAAAAAACAGTATAAGGAAAACTTTTCTGTGGATTTTAATAATATTAATTCTAGAATTTTGGATGGGGGAGAGTTTCGGTCTACTATGAGTTTTACTTCAAACAATATGGTCGATAATGTAGGAAAAAAAATGATTATGAACCCTCTTTTATTTTTACATCAGACTAAGAATGATTTTGACCAGCAGGATGAAAGAAAATATATGATTGATTTTATTTCGCCAATTAGTAAAACGAAGGTTGTAGAAATAGAAATTCCTGAGGGATATGATGTTGTCGATTTACCAAAAAGTAAAAAAATTGTTACCGAAGATAAAGAAATAAGCTATTCTTACAACATAGAGAAAAAAGATAATAAGATTATAACAATTTCAGAATATAATATTGCAAGCGCAAATTACCCGAAAGAATATTATCCTGCATTCAAAAAAATCTGGAAAGTAATTTCAGACTACGAAAGTCAGGTAATGAGTTTGATTAAAAAATAA
- a CDS encoding cytochrome d ubiquinol oxidase subunit II: MIYVVIGFLWLSVCLYLILGGADFGAGIVELMTKKKNRKHTEKIMYESIAPVWEANHMWLIIAIVILFVGFPEIYTTLSTYLHIPLVLMLVGIIARGTAFTFRHYDAVEDRWQIIYTQIFYYASLLTPFFLGLIAAATISQSINPDANNFLDLYVFSWLNWFGVAVGLFVVALCAYLASIFSLRETSDRLELELMIRKSYQTMIFVVVTGLLVFLAAYLSGIPLTKWIFSKYLGVMSISFATVALGLILRAMHQKKLLPVRALAGFQIIMILVAATYQHNPDIILLGNGQHLSLLEHIASPKTISALGWALLLGSLFILPFLFYLMFSFTKAKK, translated from the coding sequence ATGATTTACGTTGTAATTGGTTTTCTATGGCTTTCCGTATGTCTTTATTTGATTTTGGGTGGTGCTGATTTCGGAGCCGGAATTGTAGAATTAATGACCAAAAAGAAAAATAGAAAGCACACCGAAAAAATTATGTACGAGTCGATTGCTCCCGTTTGGGAAGCCAATCACATGTGGCTCATCATTGCGATTGTTATCTTGTTTGTAGGATTTCCCGAAATATACACCACCTTGTCAACTTACCTTCACATTCCGTTAGTATTAATGCTTGTTGGGATTATTGCAAGGGGAACAGCATTTACTTTCAGACATTACGATGCGGTGGAAGACCGATGGCAGATTATTTATACTCAGATTTTCTATTATGCAAGTCTCTTAACTCCTTTTTTCTTAGGTTTAATAGCCGCTGCAACAATTTCACAATCTATTAACCCTGATGCAAATAACTTTTTAGACCTGTATGTTTTTAGTTGGCTTAATTGGTTTGGGGTTGCAGTAGGATTATTTGTTGTTGCCCTTTGTGCATACCTGGCATCAATTTTCTCATTAAGAGAAACCAGTGATAGGTTAGAATTAGAATTAATGATTAGAAAATCATATCAAACAATGATTTTTGTGGTAGTTACAGGATTATTGGTTTTCTTAGCGGCTTATCTTTCCGGTATTCCTTTAACAAAATGGATTTTCTCAAAATATCTTGGAGTGATGTCTATTAGTTTTGCAACCGTTGCTTTAGGTTTAATTTTAAGAGCCATGCATCAAAAAAAACTACTTCCAGTAAGAGCTTTGGCAGGATTTCAAATCATAATGATTTTAGTTGCAGCAACTTACCAACACAATCCTGATATTATTTTATTAGGAAACGGGCAACATCTTTCATTACTAGAACATATTGCTTCGCCAAAAACTATTTCTGCTTTAGGATGGGCTTTGTTATTGGGTTCCTTATTTATTCTACCATTTTTATTTTATCTGATGTTTTCATTTACAAAAGCAAAGAAATAA
- a CDS encoding DUF3857 domain-containing protein — protein MMKLWCVGAFSLASFYYAQSYPVSEISDVLKKNASAVIRNESTILEINKVDEIVYRNSSAITVINKDAVSFSLPKIYYEKGNSVSNVKVTVYDEKGAKIKSYSKSDFTDVAANSQGSFYSDNRMMYLSYTPTSYPYTIEFSYDQKDQNTVFIPDFTPYNDFNIAVQKSSFKIINKSGINLRSKTYDSPFGFASVKVSDEDGGKLYTYQNIPALDQEGMVPSPKKILPKVSFSLDQFNLVGKKGNITTWKDFGLWYYNNLLTPVSVSTPQIKSEIAALNLSGSTEEKVKKIYQYMQSKTRYVFVALGIGGWQPMMPDEVQKKGYGDCKGLTNYMKTLLDEAGIKSYYAIINSNSSSISFDADFPKMGGNHVILVIPTEKGNIWLENTSQEMAYNHLSFSTTDRNVLAVKPDGIEIMETPSYSSQQNKEKQILNIQLNPDKTITGNGKFTYTGNQYDFNLVFAGLGQTEKNNTIKNTLSTLDFEKVEMSDFKNNRDLATIDFNLNFKAVNYSKMVGSSYIFRAVPIYTNAIFHKDENRDFPFENRFSYEDEYEIVYKLPIGYLIEEMPDNSTVASDFGTYKISFEKKDDKLIVKRFIQIKKGLHSKEKYNDYVSFRKKIMNADNSKILISKKS, from the coding sequence ATGATGAAATTATGGTGTGTAGGAGCATTTTCTCTAGCTTCTTTTTACTATGCACAAAGTTATCCGGTATCTGAAATCAGCGATGTATTAAAAAAAAATGCAAGTGCCGTAATACGAAATGAAAGTACGATTTTGGAAATTAATAAAGTTGACGAAATTGTTTACCGGAATTCTTCTGCAATCACAGTCATCAATAAAGATGCAGTAAGTTTTTCTCTTCCAAAAATATATTATGAAAAAGGAAATTCGGTTTCGAATGTAAAAGTAACGGTATATGATGAGAAAGGAGCTAAAATAAAAAGCTACTCTAAAAGTGATTTTACCGATGTTGCAGCCAATTCTCAAGGCTCATTTTATTCTGATAACAGGATGATGTATTTATCTTATACGCCTACAAGTTATCCTTATACCATTGAGTTTAGTTATGATCAGAAAGATCAAAACACGGTCTTTATTCCAGATTTTACGCCTTATAATGATTTTAATATTGCTGTACAGAAAAGCAGTTTTAAAATTATTAATAAATCGGGGATTAATTTACGCTCAAAAACGTATGATTCACCTTTCGGGTTTGCTTCTGTCAAGGTTTCAGACGAGGATGGTGGTAAATTATATACTTATCAAAACATTCCTGCACTTGATCAGGAAGGTATGGTTCCAAGTCCTAAAAAAATTCTACCCAAGGTAAGTTTTTCTTTGGATCAGTTTAATTTGGTAGGAAAAAAAGGGAATATCACGACTTGGAAAGATTTCGGTTTATGGTATTATAACAATCTTTTGACACCAGTTTCGGTTTCTACACCACAAATAAAATCTGAGATTGCTGCGCTTAATCTTTCGGGATCTACGGAAGAAAAAGTAAAGAAGATCTATCAGTATATGCAAAGCAAAACGCGATATGTTTTCGTAGCCTTAGGAATTGGGGGTTGGCAACCTATGATGCCGGATGAAGTACAGAAAAAAGGATATGGAGATTGTAAAGGTCTTACCAACTATATGAAAACATTGCTTGATGAAGCAGGGATAAAATCTTATTATGCAATCATTAATTCTAATTCTTCGTCGATAAGTTTTGATGCTGATTTTCCTAAAATGGGCGGGAATCATGTGATATTGGTGATTCCCACAGAGAAAGGAAATATTTGGTTGGAAAATACATCTCAGGAAATGGCTTACAATCATTTAAGTTTCAGTACAACCGATAGAAATGTTTTAGCTGTAAAACCTGACGGTATTGAGATTATGGAAACTCCAAGTTATTCTTCACAACAAAATAAAGAAAAACAGATTTTAAACATTCAGTTAAATCCTGATAAAACAATTACGGGGAATGGCAAATTTACGTATACAGGAAATCAGTATGATTTTAACTTAGTATTTGCGGGATTAGGGCAGACTGAAAAAAATAATACCATAAAGAATACACTTTCTACATTAGATTTTGAGAAAGTTGAAATGTCTGATTTTAAAAATAACAGAGATTTGGCAACAATCGATTTTAATCTGAATTTTAAAGCTGTTAATTATTCTAAAATGGTAGGTTCCAGCTATATTTTTAGGGCTGTTCCTATTTATACAAATGCTATATTTCATAAGGATGAAAACCGAGATTTTCCTTTTGAAAACCGCTTTTCTTACGAAGACGAGTATGAGATTGTTTATAAGCTTCCCATAGGTTACCTAATTGAAGAAATGCCGGATAACAGTACTGTGGCTTCAGATTTTGGAACGTACAAGATTTCTTTTGAGAAGAAAGATGATAAATTGATTGTAAAAAGATTTATTCAAATTAAAAAAGGACTGCATTCTAAAGAGAAATACAATGACTATGTAAGTTTCAGAAAAAAAATAATGAATGCAGATAACTCAAAAATTTTAATTTCAAAAAAATCATAA
- a CDS encoding cytochrome ubiquinol oxidase subunit I: protein MDDFIAARAQMALSLGFHIIFACVGMVMPFLMAFAHWKYLKTGNEIYKGLTKAWSKGVAILFATGAVSGTMLSFELGLLWPGFMKHAGPIFGMPFSLEGTAFFIEAIAIGFFLYGWDKFNKWFHWFCGFLVGLSGLASGILVVAANAWMNSPTGFDYINGQYLNIDPIKAMFNDAWFPQALHMTVAAFCATGFAVAGVHAFLIMRKKNVEFHTKAFRIAAAFAMIGAFGAPLSGDVAAKSVAERQPIKLAAMEAHFETEKGAAFVLGGIPDEEKGEIKYAVKIPKVLSFLVSNDFNAEVKGLNDFPRDEWPPVAVVHYAFQIMIFFGVVMISIGSIYLYAFFFKKDWLNKNWLLKTFLFATPFGYIALEAGWTVTEVGRQPWIIYGIMKTVDAVTPMPGIQYSFYFFTAIFISLSLIIIFLLRRQIQMVPKLYDPTDPQFNSKNKKS, encoded by the coding sequence ATGGATGATTTTATTGCTGCACGCGCCCAGATGGCGCTTTCTTTAGGTTTTCATATCATCTTTGCTTGTGTTGGAATGGTTATGCCTTTTCTCATGGCATTTGCCCATTGGAAATATCTTAAAACAGGAAACGAAATTTATAAAGGTCTTACCAAAGCATGGAGCAAAGGAGTTGCAATTCTTTTTGCAACCGGTGCAGTTTCCGGAACCATGCTTTCATTTGAATTAGGATTGCTTTGGCCCGGATTTATGAAACACGCCGGACCTATTTTCGGAATGCCTTTCTCTCTTGAAGGAACAGCATTTTTTATTGAAGCGATTGCTATTGGTTTTTTCCTTTACGGTTGGGATAAATTTAATAAATGGTTTCACTGGTTTTGCGGTTTTTTAGTCGGTTTAAGTGGTTTAGCTTCAGGAATTTTAGTAGTTGCAGCAAATGCCTGGATGAATTCACCAACAGGATTTGATTATATTAACGGACAATATCTTAATATAGACCCTATAAAAGCAATGTTTAATGACGCTTGGTTTCCACAGGCTTTACATATGACGGTTGCCGCTTTTTGTGCGACAGGATTTGCCGTTGCGGGAGTTCATGCTTTTTTAATTATGCGGAAGAAAAATGTAGAATTTCACACCAAAGCATTTAGAATTGCTGCTGCTTTTGCAATGATTGGAGCCTTCGGAGCTCCTTTAAGTGGTGATGTTGCCGCAAAATCTGTTGCAGAAAGACAGCCTATAAAATTAGCCGCAATGGAAGCTCATTTTGAGACCGAAAAAGGTGCAGCTTTCGTATTAGGCGGAATTCCTGATGAAGAAAAAGGAGAAATTAAATATGCTGTAAAAATCCCAAAAGTTTTAAGCTTTTTGGTGAGTAACGATTTTAATGCTGAAGTAAAAGGTTTAAATGATTTCCCAAGAGATGAATGGCCTCCGGTTGCTGTTGTACACTACGCTTTTCAAATCATGATTTTCTTCGGAGTGGTTATGATTAGTATAGGAAGCATTTATCTTTACGCTTTCTTTTTCAAAAAAGATTGGTTAAATAAAAATTGGCTTTTAAAAACATTTCTTTTTGCTACACCTTTCGGATATATTGCTTTGGAAGCAGGTTGGACAGTCACAGAAGTCGGCAGACAGCCCTGGATTATTTACGGTATTATGAAAACCGTTGATGCTGTTACACCGATGCCCGGAATTCAATATTCATTTTATTTTTTCACGGCTATTTTTATTTCACTGTCATTAATTATTATTTTCCTTTTGAGAAGACAGATACAGATGGTTCCTAAACTTTACGACCCTACAGACCCTCAGTTTAATTCTAAAAACAAAAAATCATGA
- a CDS encoding diacylglycerol/lipid kinase family protein: MEKVAFIINPFSAKKNYQPFLNELKNKVQNPLYYISESIVGTDDFIQTHFDEVDFFVAIGGDGTISTVAKQLINTEKVLAIFPAGSGNGFSNETQFSKNLDELLNKLKAKKSRKIDTFTVNDRLSINVSGTGFDGKVVKEFEKTSRGFKNYIKVSLKTFFNYKPIKLKFFNENYKQYNGKYLMVNIANTRQFGNNAYIAPMASKSDGLVDMVLVKKFPLTYSPLFAFRMFTKKLKEDDYITYLPVSEIEFKVNTKNWHLDGEYNKIKSPIHVKVQPSSLNILI; the protein is encoded by the coding sequence ATGGAGAAAGTCGCTTTTATCATCAATCCTTTTTCGGCAAAAAAAAATTACCAGCCTTTTCTGAACGAACTGAAAAATAAGGTGCAAAATCCGTTGTACTATATTTCTGAGTCTATTGTAGGAACTGATGATTTTATCCAAACACATTTCGATGAGGTTGATTTTTTTGTGGCTATCGGAGGTGATGGAACGATTTCTACAGTCGCCAAACAGCTCATTAACACTGAAAAAGTGTTAGCTATTTTTCCTGCTGGGTCTGGAAATGGTTTTTCTAATGAAACGCAATTCAGCAAAAATTTAGACGAATTATTAAATAAATTAAAGGCTAAAAAATCTCGAAAAATAGATACTTTTACGGTAAACGACAGGCTTTCTATCAATGTTTCGGGAACAGGTTTCGACGGCAAAGTCGTTAAAGAATTCGAAAAAACAAGCCGCGGATTTAAAAATTATATTAAAGTTTCTCTGAAGACTTTTTTTAATTATAAACCGATAAAACTTAAATTTTTTAATGAAAATTATAAGCAGTACAACGGTAAATATTTGATGGTCAACATTGCAAATACCCGTCAGTTTGGTAACAACGCTTACATTGCACCAATGGCGAGTAAAAGTGACGGTTTGGTTGATATGGTCTTGGTGAAAAAATTTCCACTAACGTATTCGCCGCTTTTTGCATTCAGAATGTTCACCAAAAAACTGAAAGAAGATGATTATATCACGTATCTTCCGGTTTCAGAAATTGAGTTTAAGGTTAATACCAAAAACTGGCATCTCGATGGGGAATATAATAAAATAAAATCTCCTATTCATGTGAAAGTTCAGCCTTCAAGCCTGAATATTTTAATCTAA
- a CDS encoding NAD-dependent epimerase/dehydratase family protein, translated as MESYTEKILITGALGQIGTELTNRLVEIHGADNVVASGLDRYQKGLTSAGHYERMDVTNTQLVRQVIKDYEITTVYHLASLLSGTSEKQPIFAWKLNLEPLLQFCELAKEGLLKKIFWPSSIAVFGKGIPKHDVGQDVVLNPTTVYGISKMAGEKWCEYYFDKYGVDVRSIRYPGLISWKTPAGGGTTDYAVEIFYEAIEEGKYTSFISENTGMPMLYMDDAINATLQLMDAPKESLTVRSSYNLGGMSFTPAELAAEIKKEIPEFEIDYKPDFRQAIADSWPASIDDSVAKKDWGLSYNFGISEMSKDMIKNLKVKLNKN; from the coding sequence ATGGAGTCCTATACGGAAAAAATATTGATTACAGGTGCTTTAGGGCAAATCGGAACTGAACTGACGAATAGATTGGTAGAGATACATGGCGCTGATAATGTGGTTGCTTCGGGTCTAGACAGATACCAAAAAGGTCTTACTTCTGCCGGGCATTACGAAAGAATGGATGTTACCAACACACAATTGGTAAGACAGGTCATCAAAGACTACGAAATCACAACAGTGTATCATTTGGCGTCTCTTTTATCAGGAACATCAGAAAAACAGCCAATTTTTGCATGGAAATTAAATCTTGAGCCACTTCTTCAGTTTTGTGAACTGGCAAAAGAAGGTTTGCTTAAAAAGATTTTCTGGCCAAGTTCTATCGCTGTTTTCGGGAAAGGAATTCCAAAGCATGATGTTGGACAAGATGTTGTTTTAAATCCTACAACCGTTTATGGTATTTCTAAAATGGCGGGCGAAAAATGGTGCGAATATTATTTTGATAAATATGGAGTAGACGTAAGAAGTATCCGTTATCCTGGTTTAATCTCGTGGAAAACTCCTGCAGGTGGAGGAACTACAGACTATGCAGTTGAAATTTTCTACGAAGCGATTGAAGAAGGGAAATACACAAGTTTTATTTCTGAAAATACAGGAATGCCGATGTTATATATGGATGATGCGATCAATGCAACTTTGCAATTAATGGATGCTCCGAAAGAAAGTCTTACCGTTCGTTCTTCTTATAATTTGGGTGGAATGTCTTTCACGCCCGCAGAATTGGCAGCAGAGATTAAAAAAGAAATTCCTGAATTTGAGATTGATTACAAACCAGATTTCAGACAGGCAATTGCAGATTCTTGGCCGGCTTCAATTGATGATTCTGTAGCAAAAAAAGATTGGGGATTATCTTACAATTTCGGAATTTCTGAGATGTCAAAAGATATGATCAAAAATTTAAAAGTAAAACTGAATAAAAATTAA
- the gyrB gene encoding DNA topoisomerase (ATP-hydrolyzing) subunit B has protein sequence MSQKQYTASSIQALEGMEHVRLRPSMYIGDVGTRGLHHLVYEVVDNSIDEALAGHCDTILVTIHKGESISVKDNGRGIPVDFHEKEQKSALEVVMTKIGAGGKFDKDSYKVSGGLHGVGVSCVNALSTLLIATVSRDGKLYQQKYSEGKALADVAEIGTTDERGTEVFFQPDGTIFQELVYNYDTLAARLRELSFLNKGITITLVDEREENEDGSFAVEVFHSEGGLKEFVEFIDGNRESIMENVIFMEGERENIPIEVAMRYNTSFSENLHSYVNNINTHEGGTHLAGFRRALTRTLKKYADDLGIPAKEKVEITGDDFREGLTAVVSVKVMEPQFEGQTKTKLGNSEVSGAVDKIVGEMLTNFLEENPNEAKLIVQKVVLAAKARQAAKKAREMVQRKSPMGGSGLPGKLSDCSSKDPAESELFLVEGDSAGGTAKQGRDRHFQAILPLRGKILNVEKSMLHKVYDNEEIKNIYTALGVSVGTEEDSKALNMAKLRYHKVVIMTDADIDGSHISTLILTFFFRFMKEMIENGYIYIAQPPLYLLKKGNKKIYAYNEKEREEVTLQMSPDGKGVEVQRYKGLGEMNPEQLWETTLNPEHRILKQVTIDNAVEADNVFSMLMGDEVPPRREFIERNAKYAKIDV, from the coding sequence ATGAGTCAAAAACAATATACAGCTAGTAGTATCCAAGCCTTAGAAGGGATGGAGCACGTTCGACTAAGACCATCTATGTACATTGGAGATGTAGGAACAAGAGGTCTTCATCATTTGGTTTATGAAGTAGTAGACAACTCTATTGACGAAGCTCTTGCAGGTCATTGTGATACAATATTAGTTACGATACACAAAGGTGAAAGTATCTCTGTAAAAGATAATGGTAGAGGTATTCCTGTAGATTTTCACGAAAAAGAACAAAAATCTGCTTTAGAGGTTGTAATGACCAAAATTGGAGCGGGTGGAAAATTTGATAAAGATTCTTACAAAGTTTCTGGTGGTCTTCACGGTGTGGGGGTTTCTTGTGTGAATGCACTTTCTACTTTATTGATTGCAACAGTAAGCCGTGACGGTAAATTATATCAACAAAAATATTCTGAAGGAAAAGCTTTAGCCGACGTTGCTGAAATTGGCACAACCGACGAAAGAGGAACTGAAGTTTTCTTTCAGCCAGACGGAACTATTTTCCAGGAATTGGTGTATAACTATGATACGCTTGCTGCAAGATTAAGAGAATTATCTTTTTTAAATAAAGGAATTACCATTACTCTTGTAGACGAAAGAGAAGAAAATGAAGACGGATCTTTTGCCGTTGAAGTTTTCCATTCTGAAGGTGGTTTGAAAGAATTCGTTGAATTCATCGACGGAAACCGTGAGTCAATCATGGAGAATGTTATCTTTATGGAAGGTGAAAGAGAAAATATTCCTATTGAAGTAGCAATGCGTTACAATACTTCATTCAGTGAAAATCTTCACTCTTATGTTAATAATATCAATACTCATGAAGGGGGAACTCACTTAGCTGGTTTTAGACGTGCTTTGACGAGAACGCTTAAAAAATATGCGGATGATTTAGGGATTCCTGCTAAAGAAAAAGTAGAAATTACCGGTGATGACTTCCGTGAAGGTTTAACAGCTGTAGTTTCTGTAAAAGTTATGGAGCCTCAGTTTGAAGGACAGACAAAAACAAAATTAGGGAACTCTGAAGTTTCTGGAGCTGTAGATAAAATTGTAGGTGAAATGCTTACTAACTTCCTTGAGGAAAACCCTAACGAAGCAAAACTTATTGTACAAAAAGTTGTTTTGGCTGCAAAAGCAAGACAGGCTGCAAAGAAAGCTCGTGAAATGGTTCAGAGAAAATCTCCGATGGGAGGTTCTGGTTTACCAGGGAAATTATCTGACTGTTCATCAAAAGACCCTGCAGAATCTGAATTGTTCTTAGTCGAGGGAGACTCTGCAGGTGGAACTGCAAAGCAGGGTAGAGACAGACACTTCCAGGCTATTCTTCCGTTGAGAGGTAAGATTTTGAATGTTGAGAAATCAATGCTTCATAAAGTGTACGACAACGAAGAAATTAAAAATATTTATACGGCGCTTGGTGTATCTGTAGGAACTGAAGAAGATAGCAAAGCCTTAAATATGGCGAAGTTAAGATACCATAAAGTAGTTATCATGACCGATGCTGATATTGACGGTTCTCACATTTCTACTTTGATCCTTACGTTCTTCTTCAGATTCATGAAAGAGATGATTGAAAACGGATATATTTATATTGCACAACCACCTTTATATTTATTAAAGAAAGGAAACAAAAAGATATATGCTTACAACGAGAAAGAGCGTGAAGAAGTAACTTTACAAATGTCTCCGGACGGAAAAGGGGTAGAAGTTCAGCGTTATAAAGGTCTTGGGGAAATGAACCCTGAGCAGCTTTGGGAAACGACTCTAAACCCTGAACATAGAATTCTGAAGCAGGTTACAATTGATAATGCTGTAGAAGCAGATAATGTATTCTCAATGTTGATGGGAGATGAGGTACCACCAAGAAGAGAGTTTATCGAGAGAAATGCAAAATACGCTAAAATTGATGTTTAA